One window of Pseudomonas sp. ML2-2023-3 genomic DNA carries:
- a CDS encoding tetratricopeptide repeat protein has translation MTQPRRYLAISFLSALIAAGLWYSMRPDPAVPTQSVSQRFSIALDMAQNGKPGAARVLYQQLARKDLSDTRRASLHAELPNYPSPLALKLADADLHNPSPLVRIAAIQSIVGLVPNAQRTLLLGPLLDDTEQSVRFAAANALLGLSPDEQGLYFGPLQQVIDEFERDLKTRPDDPQAQGQLARLYLHEGQLDEAQAALEQVTRLDPDNLKAVVAQVELLEKRGKAEQARQMLARQLEAHPDSAYLQHALGIWLLNHGQTEYALLGLAKAVELEPDNSDYRYKLATALHDLDQLEAAQRQLEELLQRQPANRKARVLLIGYWKEAGQLQNVQVLLAQLEQMNPDDPSLQQGL, from the coding sequence ATGACCCAGCCTCGCCGCTACCTCGCAATCAGCTTTCTGTCAGCGCTTATCGCTGCCGGTCTTTGGTATTCGATGCGCCCTGATCCAGCCGTTCCCACGCAATCCGTCAGTCAACGATTCTCCATCGCCCTGGACATGGCCCAAAACGGCAAGCCCGGCGCCGCCCGTGTGCTCTATCAGCAACTGGCCCGCAAGGACTTGTCGGATACCCGGCGCGCCAGCCTGCATGCCGAGCTGCCCAATTACCCAAGCCCGCTGGCACTGAAACTGGCAGACGCTGACTTGCATAACCCCTCGCCCCTGGTACGCATAGCCGCGATCCAGAGCATTGTCGGCCTGGTGCCCAACGCCCAGCGCACGTTACTGCTGGGCCCGCTACTGGATGACACCGAACAGAGCGTGCGCTTTGCCGCCGCCAATGCCCTGCTCGGCCTGTCGCCCGACGAACAGGGGCTGTACTTCGGCCCGTTGCAGCAAGTGATCGACGAATTCGAGCGCGACCTCAAAACCAGGCCCGACGACCCGCAGGCACAGGGTCAACTCGCCCGTCTGTATTTGCACGAAGGTCAACTGGACGAAGCCCAGGCCGCACTGGAGCAAGTCACCCGCCTGGACCCGGACAACCTCAAGGCAGTCGTCGCGCAGGTCGAGCTTCTGGAAAAACGCGGCAAGGCCGAGCAGGCGCGACAGATGCTGGCCAGGCAGCTTGAAGCCCATCCCGATTCCGCGTACCTGCAACATGCCCTGGGGATCTGGCTGCTTAACCATGGCCAGACGGAATACGCCCTTCTGGGCCTGGCCAAGGCCGTTGAGCTGGAACCGGACAACAGTGATTACCGGTACAAGCTGGCGACCGCCCTCCATGACCTGGACCAGCTTGAAGCCGCGCAACGCCAGCTCGAAGAGCTGCTGCAACGCCAACCGGCCAATCGCAAGGCGCGCGTATTGCTGATCGGCTACTGGAAAGAAGCCGGGCAATTGCAGAATGTGCAGGTGCTGCTGGCGCAGCTTGAGCAGATGAACCCTGATGACCCGTCGTTGCAGCAGGGTTTGTGA
- a CDS encoding CbtA family protein → MIKRIAQTAGFTGLLAALLLTLLQSLWVSPLILQAETYEKPAATEVHEHADMAMPAHEHDAEAWEPEDGWQRVLSTTGGNLVVAVGFALMLAGLYTLRAPTRTSQGLLWGLAGYAVFCLAPTLGLPPELPGTAAADLLQRQIWWVSTAASTAVAIALMVFGKHWALKVLGVAILVVPHIFGAPQPLVHSSLAPAELESQFKIASQLTNFAFWLALGVISAWLFRRKSEGQYSA, encoded by the coding sequence ATGATTAAGCGTATCGCCCAAACCGCAGGCTTCACCGGCTTGCTGGCCGCCCTGCTGCTGACCCTGCTGCAAAGCCTGTGGGTGTCGCCACTCATTTTGCAGGCCGAAACCTACGAAAAACCTGCTGCCACTGAAGTGCACGAGCATGCCGACATGGCCATGCCAGCCCACGAGCACGACGCCGAGGCCTGGGAGCCGGAAGATGGCTGGCAGCGCGTGCTGTCTACCACGGGCGGCAATCTGGTGGTTGCTGTGGGTTTTGCCTTGATGCTGGCCGGCCTTTACACCTTGCGTGCCCCGACGCGCACTTCCCAGGGCCTGCTCTGGGGCCTTGCCGGTTATGCGGTGTTCTGCCTGGCGCCGACCCTGGGCCTGCCACCCGAGTTGCCGGGCACTGCAGCGGCAGATTTGCTGCAGCGTCAAATCTGGTGGGTCAGCACCGCAGCTTCGACCGCAGTGGCCATCGCACTGATGGTATTTGGCAAGCACTGGGCGCTGAAAGTGCTGGGCGTGGCGATTCTGGTGGTTCCGCATATTTTTGGCGCACCCCAGCCACTGGTGCATTCAAGCCTGGCCCCGGCCGAGCTGGAGTCGCAGTTCAAGATTGCTTCGCAACTGACCAACTTCGCCTTTTGGCTGGCCCTGGGCGTGATCAGCGCCTGGCTGTTTCGCCGCAAGTCTGAAGGCCAGTACTCGGCATGA
- a CDS encoding protein-glutamate O-methyltransferase CheR, translating into MQRNTDIELRLLIEAIYLKYSYDFRDYSGASIKRRVNHALRQFDCSTISALQERILHDPTAFMQLLQFLTIPVSEMFRDPEHFLAIRQEVVPILKTYPSLKIWIAGCSTGEEVYSMAILLREEGLLDRTIIYATDINPRSLEKAKQGIFSLDNIRTYTHNYQKAGGQRSFADYYTAAYDYAIFDKTLRENVTFADHSLATDSVFSETNLISCRNVLIYFNKNLQNRAFGLFEESLCHRGFLMLGSKETLDFSDYSKQFSPVLKQERIYRKL; encoded by the coding sequence GTGCAACGAAACACTGACATCGAGTTAAGGCTGCTGATCGAAGCGATCTATCTCAAATACAGTTATGACTTTCGCGATTACTCCGGCGCCTCGATCAAGCGCCGGGTCAATCATGCATTGCGTCAGTTTGACTGCAGCACCATTTCGGCCCTTCAGGAGCGCATCCTCCATGACCCGACGGCCTTTATGCAGTTGCTGCAGTTCCTGACCATTCCAGTGAGCGAGATGTTTCGCGACCCGGAGCATTTTCTGGCCATTCGCCAGGAGGTGGTGCCGATCCTCAAGACCTACCCGTCGCTCAAGATCTGGATTGCGGGGTGCAGCACCGGCGAGGAGGTGTATTCAATGGCCATCCTGTTGCGTGAAGAAGGCCTGCTGGATCGCACCATCATCTATGCGACCGATATCAATCCGCGCTCTCTGGAAAAGGCCAAGCAGGGGATTTTCTCCCTGGACAATATCCGGACCTATACCCACAACTACCAAAAGGCCGGTGGTCAGCGTTCGTTTGCCGATTACTACACCGCCGCCTATGACTACGCGATTTTTGACAAGACGCTGCGCGAGAACGTGACCTTCGCCGATCACAGCCTGGCGACGGATAGCGTGTTCTCAGAAACCAATTTAATTTCATGCCGTAACGTATTGATTTATTTCAATAAAAATCTTCAAAACAGAGCCTTTGGTCTGTTCGAGGAATCGTTGTGTCATCGCGGATTTCTGATGCTTGGAAGCAAGGAGACGCTGGATTTTTCGGACTACAGCAAACAGTTTTCCCCCGTGCTCAAGCAAGAACGGATCTACCGCAAGCTATGA
- a CDS encoding IS110 family transposase translates to MALVVGVDIGSRTAPMAWRKDGNVVGNWTIEQSAKGHSLAVKKLLSLKPELIVMEATGVYYLDLAVKLTNAGLPVAVINPKSAHNFAKIMLANSKTDKIDAQLLAEYAERMTPRVWTAPTAQMLELRALGRHLNRLTGRRTQAKNELHALKATESTSSMLIEDEEDAIDALDKRIERFRKAALELILESPNLSRSYKCMIAGPGIGEASAIAMLAELVTLPSTLKSNQVSRYAGLDVRLTQSGTSLNKPGRMSKAGNAYLRAATFMPALSALRCDPIVKAFYEGLVGRGKKKMQAIGAIMRKYLTGIWACIRSGEPFDTAKLFDEKHLSKA, encoded by the coding sequence ATGGCTCTCGTCGTTGGTGTAGATATTGGCTCTCGAACTGCGCCTATGGCGTGGCGTAAAGATGGAAACGTCGTTGGAAACTGGACCATCGAACAGAGCGCCAAAGGCCACTCATTGGCGGTGAAAAAGTTGCTCAGCCTGAAGCCGGAGCTGATCGTCATGGAGGCCACCGGCGTCTATTACCTGGACTTGGCCGTCAAGCTGACCAACGCCGGCTTACCCGTGGCGGTGATCAACCCGAAAAGTGCACATAACTTTGCCAAGATCATGCTGGCTAACAGCAAAACCGACAAAATCGATGCTCAATTGCTGGCCGAGTATGCCGAGCGTATGACGCCGCGGGTATGGACTGCGCCAACCGCGCAAATGCTGGAACTGCGTGCCTTGGGACGACATTTGAACCGCCTGACCGGCCGCCGCACGCAGGCCAAAAATGAGTTGCACGCACTCAAGGCAACCGAAAGTACGTCGTCGATGCTGATCGAGGACGAAGAGGATGCCATCGACGCCTTGGACAAGCGCATTGAGCGCTTCCGCAAGGCCGCACTTGAACTGATTCTCGAAAGCCCGAACCTGAGCAGAAGCTACAAATGCATGATTGCAGGGCCTGGCATCGGAGAGGCTTCGGCTATTGCGATGCTGGCCGAGTTGGTGACCTTGCCGTCGACGTTGAAATCGAACCAGGTGAGCCGCTATGCAGGATTGGACGTGCGTCTGACGCAGTCAGGAACGAGTTTGAACAAGCCTGGCCGGATGAGTAAGGCCGGGAATGCCTACTTGCGCGCGGCGACGTTCATGCCCGCATTGAGCGCGCTGCGTTGTGACCCCATTGTTAAGGCGTTCTATGAAGGACTGGTCGGCCGAGGTAAGAAGAAGATGCAGGCAATTGGGGCAATCATGCGCAAATATCTGACAGGTATTTGGGCATGCATCCGCAGCGGTGAGCCTTTTGATACGGCCAAGCTTTTCGATGAAAAACACCTATCGAAAGCTTGA
- a CDS encoding response regulator, with protein sequence MNSPVSIDERSFRKLLSRNVGLPLAVGVLSAALFVIMVSYLLSVIRWVEHSDRVISNTNDAVRLTVDLESGMRGFLITGDEHFLDPYAVAKPQIALQLKGLQELVSDNPQQVDRLKRLEALQNEWNAYAQSMVDLRRQDGDYRAAIQAGRGKRLADEIRKEYQDFIQMEQQLRVARSEEVSRTTIISIGLYLIFVLGLSGFLAYIGRRDLLELSKSYNNAFESQIKTAQRLEQQAWLRNGQTELAEQVLGRLTLNMLGHNILQFCAQYLGSVVAAVYVREDHGDLKRVASYGFSREQEAQGQLIRNGEGIIGQAVKQDKLIRLDNVPADYFSKVSSGLGEGSPRSVLVVPTSDDDRVNGVIELGFLRPLSERDVELFELIADNIGMSIEAARYRQRLQEVLAETQQLNEQLQVQQEELKTANEELEEQSRILKESQTSLETQQAELEQTNEELAGQRDAMDRKNTELNQAQVQLEERAEELQRSSKYKSEFLANMSHELRTPLNSSLILAKLLSENPQQNLSAEQVKFAESIYSAGNDLLNLINDILDISKVEAGKLEVRPEHTSVARVVEGLRNMFQPLAGDKSLGFEVQLQPGTPPMIYTDSQRLEQILKNLLSNAVKFTEQGQVSLTVSCQPGEGIAFTVSDSGIGISEEQQDSIFEAFRQADGTTNRRYGGTGLGLSISRDLATLLGGSIDVSSEPGKGSIFTLILPQQYVEHGEEPVQLPVGPAPRVAVRVPEPRPLLAVESAAVIERFMDDREQAPFTTRCILVIEDEPNFAQILFDLAHELGYRCLVAHGADEGFSLAVQFIPDAILLDIRLPDHPGLTVLQRLKAMASTRHIPVHVISAEDRVEAAMHMGAVGYALKPTTREELRNVFARLEAKLTQKVKRVLLVEDDDLQRDSIARLIGDDDIEITAVGYAQEALDLLRTTVYDCMIIDLKLPDMLGNDLLKRMSTEDICSFPPVIVYTGRNLTRDEEAELRKYSRSIIIKGARSPERLLDEVTLFLHKVESQLSHDRQTMLKTARSRDKVFEGRKILLVDDDVRNIFALTSALEQKGAIVVIGRNGREAIERLDEVEDIDLVLMDVMMPEMDGYEATVEIRKNPRWRKLPIIAVTAKAMKDDQERCLQAGSNDYLAKPIDLDRLFSLIRVWLPKMERL encoded by the coding sequence ATGAACTCACCTGTATCAATTGATGAGCGAAGCTTTCGCAAGCTTCTGAGTCGCAACGTTGGCTTGCCCCTGGCTGTCGGCGTGCTCAGTGCCGCGTTATTCGTGATCATGGTCAGCTATTTGTTATCAGTGATCAGGTGGGTGGAGCACAGCGACCGGGTTATCAGTAATACCAACGACGCCGTGCGGCTGACGGTGGATCTTGAAAGCGGCATGCGCGGGTTCCTGATTACCGGCGATGAGCATTTTCTGGACCCCTATGCCGTCGCCAAGCCGCAAATTGCGCTCCAGTTGAAGGGGTTGCAGGAGCTGGTCAGCGACAACCCGCAGCAGGTCGACCGGCTGAAACGCCTTGAGGCGCTGCAAAATGAGTGGAATGCCTACGCCCAGTCGATGGTCGATCTGCGCCGTCAGGACGGTGATTACCGTGCGGCCATACAGGCGGGGCGGGGCAAGCGCCTGGCGGACGAAATTCGCAAAGAATATCAAGACTTCATTCAGATGGAGCAGCAGCTGCGAGTGGCTCGCAGCGAAGAGGTCAGTCGTACAACGATCATCAGTATTGGCCTGTACCTGATTTTCGTACTGGGTTTGAGCGGCTTTTTGGCCTATATCGGTCGTCGCGATTTACTTGAACTTTCAAAGAGTTACAACAATGCCTTCGAGTCGCAGATCAAGACTGCTCAGCGTCTGGAACAACAGGCCTGGTTGCGCAACGGCCAGACCGAGCTGGCTGAACAGGTGCTGGGGCGCCTGACGCTCAACATGTTGGGCCACAACATCCTGCAGTTCTGTGCCCAGTACCTGGGATCCGTGGTGGCGGCCGTCTATGTGCGTGAAGATCACGGCGATCTCAAGCGTGTGGCCAGTTATGGGTTTTCCCGCGAGCAAGAGGCGCAGGGCCAACTGATTCGCAACGGCGAAGGGATTATCGGGCAGGCAGTCAAGCAGGATAAGTTGATTCGACTGGACAACGTACCCGCCGACTATTTCTCCAAAGTCAGCTCCGGGCTGGGCGAAGGCAGCCCGCGCAGTGTGCTGGTGGTGCCCACCAGTGATGATGATCGCGTCAACGGGGTCATTGAGCTGGGCTTCCTCAGGCCCCTGAGCGAGCGGGACGTAGAGCTGTTCGAATTGATCGCCGACAACATCGGCATGTCGATTGAAGCGGCGCGCTATCGCCAGCGCCTGCAAGAGGTGCTGGCCGAAACCCAGCAGCTCAATGAGCAACTGCAGGTGCAGCAGGAGGAACTCAAGACCGCCAACGAGGAACTCGAAGAGCAGTCGCGCATTCTCAAAGAGTCCCAGACCAGCCTCGAAACCCAGCAGGCCGAGCTGGAGCAGACCAACGAAGAGTTGGCCGGCCAGCGGGATGCAATGGACCGCAAGAACACCGAACTCAACCAGGCCCAGGTGCAACTTGAAGAACGGGCTGAAGAGCTGCAACGCTCCAGCAAGTACAAGTCCGAATTCCTGGCCAACATGTCCCACGAGCTGCGCACGCCGCTGAACAGCTCCTTGATCCTGGCCAAGTTGCTGTCCGAAAACCCGCAGCAGAACCTCAGCGCAGAACAGGTCAAGTTTGCCGAGTCTATTTACTCGGCGGGCAATGACCTGCTTAACCTGATCAACGACATCCTGGACATTTCCAAGGTAGAAGCCGGCAAGCTCGAAGTGCGCCCCGAGCACACCAGCGTGGCACGGGTGGTCGAAGGGTTGCGCAACATGTTCCAGCCGCTGGCGGGCGACAAGTCCCTGGGCTTTGAGGTCCAGTTGCAGCCCGGCACGCCGCCCATGATCTACACCGACAGCCAGCGTCTGGAGCAGATCCTCAAGAATTTGCTGTCCAACGCGGTCAAGTTCACGGAGCAAGGCCAGGTCAGCCTGACGGTATCCTGTCAGCCGGGCGAAGGGATTGCCTTTACCGTGAGCGATTCCGGGATCGGCATTTCCGAGGAGCAACAAGACTCCATCTTCGAAGCTTTCCGTCAGGCCGACGGCACCACCAACCGCCGCTATGGCGGCACAGGGCTGGGCCTGTCGATCTCCCGTGATCTGGCGACATTGCTGGGCGGTTCGATCGATGTCAGCAGCGAGCCGGGCAAGGGCAGTATCTTTACCCTGATCCTGCCGCAGCAGTATGTGGAGCACGGCGAAGAACCCGTGCAACTGCCTGTTGGCCCCGCGCCACGGGTTGCAGTGCGGGTACCTGAGCCCCGGCCGCTGCTTGCCGTTGAGTCTGCGGCGGTGATTGAGCGCTTCATGGATGACCGCGAGCAGGCGCCATTTACCACGCGCTGTATTTTGGTGATTGAAGATGAGCCAAACTTTGCGCAGATCCTCTTCGATCTTGCACATGAATTGGGCTATCGCTGCCTGGTTGCCCATGGTGCGGACGAAGGTTTCAGCCTCGCGGTGCAGTTCATTCCCGATGCAATCCTGCTGGACATCCGCTTGCCGGACCATCCGGGGCTCACGGTGTTGCAGCGCCTGAAGGCTATGGCGTCGACGCGGCATATACCGGTTCACGTGATTTCCGCTGAAGACCGGGTTGAGGCCGCGATGCACATGGGGGCGGTGGGGTACGCCTTGAAGCCGACGACCCGTGAAGAGCTGAGAAATGTGTTCGCTCGCCTGGAGGCCAAGCTGACGCAGAAGGTCAAGCGGGTGCTGCTGGTCGAGGATGATGACTTGCAGCGCGACAGCATTGCCCGCCTGATCGGCGACGATGACATCGAGATCACCGCGGTCGGCTATGCCCAGGAGGCGCTCGACCTGCTGCGCACCACTGTTTACGACTGCATGATCATCGACCTCAAGTTGCCCGACATGCTGGGCAACGACCTGCTCAAGCGCATGTCGACCGAAGATATCTGCTCGTTCCCGCCGGTGATCGTCTACACCGGGCGCAATCTGACCCGGGATGAAGAAGCCGAGCTGCGCAAGTATTCGCGCTCCATCATCATCAAGGGCGCCCGCTCACCCGAGCGGTTGCTCGATGAAGTGACATTATTTCTGCACAAAGTCGAATCTCAGTTGTCCCATGATCGGCAAACGATGCTCAAGACCGCTCGCAGCCGCGACAAGGTGTTCGAGGGCCGCAAGATTTTGCTGGTGGATGACGATGTACGAAACATCTTTGCCCTGACCAGTGCGCTGGAGCAGAAGGGCGCGATTGTGGTCATCGGTCGCAATGGACGCGAAGCCATCGAGCGCCTGGACGAAGTGGAAGATATCGACCTGGTGTTGATGGACGTGATGATGCCCGAGATGGATGGCTACGAAGCGACCGTCGAAATCCGCAAAAACCCGCGCTGGCGCAAGCTGCCGATCATTGCGGTCACGGCCAAGGCAATGAAGGACGATCAGGAGCGCTGCCTGCAGGCAGGTTCCAATGACTACCTGGCCAAACCGATTGATCTGGATCGACTGTTTTCGTTGATCCGGGTCTGGCTACCGAAAATGGAACGACTCTAA
- a CDS encoding CbtB-domain containing protein — MSISTSRTHSAATTATQSQRIVAAVGAAVLGAFLVYFAGFSHIDAVHNAAHDTRHSSAFPCH; from the coding sequence ATGTCTATCAGCACCAGCCGTACCCATTCCGCCGCGACCACTGCCACCCAAAGCCAACGCATTGTGGCGGCTGTCGGTGCTGCGGTACTGGGGGCTTTTCTCGTTTACTTCGCCGGGTTCTCCCATATCGATGCGGTTCACAATGCGGCCCATGACACCCGTCACAGCTCCGCCTTCCCGTGCCATTGA
- a CDS encoding response regulator, with protein MSATPSTILVVEDDAIVRMLIVDVLQELDFSVLEADGSEQAMELLENAAQPIDLLMTDVGLPGMDGRELAAKARQMREKMPILFASGYAETLEVAEGMAVIGKPFSIDQLRDKVKSLLTA; from the coding sequence ATGTCCGCTACACCCTCCACCATCCTGGTGGTCGAAGACGACGCCATTGTTCGGATGCTGATCGTAGACGTGCTCCAAGAACTGGACTTCAGCGTGCTTGAAGCAGACGGCAGCGAGCAGGCCATGGAACTGCTGGAGAATGCGGCCCAGCCCATTGACCTGCTGATGACCGACGTCGGGTTGCCGGGCATGGACGGCCGGGAGCTGGCAGCCAAGGCCCGCCAAATGCGCGAGAAAATGCCCATCCTGTTTGCCAGCGGCTATGCCGAAACCCTTGAGGTCGCAGAAGGCATGGCGGTGATTGGCAAACCTTTCTCCATTGATCAGTTGCGCGACAAAGTCAAAAGCCTGCTGACCGCCTGA
- a CDS encoding ATP-binding protein produces MLLNEIQAKLLIVDDLPENLLALEALIKREDRIVYKALSADEALSLLLQHEFAMAILDVQMPGMNGFELAELMRGTAKTKNIPIVFVSAAGREMNYAFKGYESGAVDFLHKPLDIHAVKSKVNVFVELYRQSKAMKQQVEALEQSRREQETLLAQLQLTQVELERAVRMRDDFMSIVSHEVRTPLNGLILETQLRKMHLARDNAAAFTLEKMHAMVDRDERQIQSLIRLIEDMLDVSRIRTGKLSIRPAEFDLARTVGQLLENFTAQISAAQSSVSFTAQKPVVGQWDEFRIEQVISNLLTNALRYGAKKPIDVSVYIDGDQAVVDVRDQGIGISQENQQRVFQQFERVSASQVAAGLGLGLFISEQIVAAHSGTISVQSELGEGALFRVCLPLAQKT; encoded by the coding sequence ATGCTACTAAACGAAATTCAAGCCAAGCTGCTGATCGTCGATGACCTGCCGGAAAACCTGCTGGCGCTCGAAGCACTGATCAAGCGCGAAGATCGCATTGTGTACAAGGCCTTGTCTGCGGATGAGGCGCTGTCGTTGCTGTTGCAGCATGAGTTTGCGATGGCCATTCTTGACGTGCAAATGCCCGGCATGAACGGTTTTGAACTGGCCGAGCTGATGCGCGGCACCGCCAAGACCAAAAACATCCCCATCGTGTTTGTCAGTGCCGCAGGGCGCGAGATGAACTATGCCTTCAAGGGCTATGAAAGCGGTGCGGTGGACTTTCTGCACAAACCGCTGGATATCCACGCGGTCAAAAGCAAGGTCAATGTCTTCGTCGAGCTTTATCGCCAGAGCAAGGCCATGAAGCAGCAGGTCGAGGCCCTGGAGCAGAGCCGTCGCGAGCAGGAGACTTTGCTTGCGCAGTTGCAACTGACCCAGGTCGAGCTTGAGCGCGCGGTGCGCATGCGTGACGACTTTATGTCGATCGTCTCCCATGAGGTGCGCACGCCGCTCAACGGGCTGATCCTGGAAACCCAGTTGCGCAAGATGCACCTGGCCCGCGACAACGCGGCGGCGTTCACCCTGGAAAAGATGCACGCCATGGTCGATCGTGATGAGCGCCAGATCCAGAGCCTGATCCGCCTGATCGAAGACATGCTCGACGTGTCGCGTATCCGCACCGGCAAGCTGTCGATCAGGCCTGCCGAGTTTGATTTGGCCCGTACAGTCGGGCAATTGCTGGAGAATTTCACGGCCCAGATCAGCGCTGCGCAATCGAGTGTCAGCTTCACTGCACAAAAACCCGTAGTGGGGCAGTGGGACGAGTTCAGAATTGAGCAAGTGATTTCCAATCTGCTGACCAATGCCTTGCGTTACGGTGCTAAAAAGCCCATTGATGTGTCTGTTTACATAGACGGCGATCAAGCTGTGGTGGATGTGCGCGATCAGGGCATCGGCATCAGCCAGGAAAACCAGCAGCGGGTGTTCCAGCAATTTGAGCGGGTTTCAGCCAGTCAGGTGGCTGCCGGGCTTGGTTTGGGGTTGTTTATCTCGGAACAGATTGTCGCGGCACACAGCGGCACCATCAGCGTGCAGAGCGAACTGGGTGAGGGCGCCTTGTTCAGGGTTTGCCTGCCGCTTGCACAAAAGACTTAA
- a CDS encoding response regulator yields the protein MSEDAQDVVLIVEDDPSILMVLSAYLSGEGYRVLQAENGEQAFEILASKPHLDLMVTDFRLPGGISGVQIAEPALKLRPDLKVIFISGYPAEIRDTGSPITLTAPILAKPFDLDTLQEQIQKLLA from the coding sequence ATGAGTGAAGATGCGCAAGATGTTGTTTTGATTGTCGAAGATGACCCCTCGATCCTGATGGTCCTCAGCGCCTACCTGTCCGGCGAAGGCTACCGGGTATTGCAGGCCGAAAACGGCGAACAGGCGTTCGAGATTCTGGCGAGCAAGCCGCATCTGGACCTTATGGTGACCGACTTCCGCCTGCCGGGCGGAATTTCCGGGGTGCAGATTGCCGAGCCAGCGTTGAAGCTGCGGCCTGACCTGAAAGTTATTTTTATCAGCGGCTACCCTGCCGAGATCCGTGATACGGGCAGCCCGATCACCTTGACGGCGCCGATCCTGGCCAAGCCGTTCGACCTCGATACCCTGCAAGAGCAGATCCAGAAACTATTGGCCTGA
- a CDS encoding chemotaxis protein CheB, whose translation MKNHDRYLTDPRPVEAVVIGASAGGVEALLTIFSELKPGFRLPIIVVLHLPEERRSQLAEVFARRLPLAVREVQDKQPIVPGTLYFAGPGYHVSIEQDHSFSLSQEEPVHYSRPAIDYLFESAADVYQQRLAAILLTGANRDGAQGLSVVQQSGGLTIVQDPDEAQVATMPRAALDLFQPDCILPLRGIGRLLVELEHSQCY comes from the coding sequence ATGAAAAACCATGACCGTTACCTGACCGATCCCAGACCTGTCGAGGCGGTGGTGATCGGTGCGTCTGCGGGCGGGGTTGAAGCGTTGCTGACTATTTTTTCCGAGCTCAAGCCTGGCTTCCGGCTGCCGATTATCGTGGTGCTGCACTTGCCTGAAGAGCGACGCAGCCAGTTGGCCGAGGTGTTTGCCCGGCGCTTGCCATTGGCGGTCAGGGAGGTTCAGGACAAACAGCCGATTGTGCCGGGCACCCTGTACTTTGCAGGTCCCGGGTATCACGTTTCGATTGAGCAGGATCACAGTTTTTCCTTGAGCCAGGAGGAGCCGGTGCATTACTCGCGACCTGCCATTGACTACCTGTTCGAATCCGCAGCCGATGTGTATCAACAGCGTCTGGCTGCCATTTTGCTGACGGGCGCCAATCGGGATGGTGCCCAGGGGCTGAGCGTGGTCCAGCAGTCGGGCGGTCTGACCATTGTGCAGGATCCTGACGAGGCACAGGTTGCAACCATGCCCCGTGCGGCACTGGACCTTTTTCAACCGGATTGCATTCTTCCATTGCGCGGCATTGGCCGTCTGCTTGTCGAGCTGGAACATAGCCAATGCTACTAA